From the genome of Geobacter sp. SVR, one region includes:
- a CDS encoding 4Fe-4S dicluster domain-containing protein, whose translation MSSTPINYDKTKSFLIDTTKCTGCRGCQVACKQWNQLKAEKTHFFSGEGYQNPPQMSEYTFTRVKFKDYQKNGQNEFAFYKEMCMHCNEPACASVCPVGAFKKTAEGPVVYDSARCIGCRFCMMACPFGVPKYEWSKAFPLVRKCTGCYSRIKEGLEPACATACPTAITYGTRADMLKEAEKRIKNRPERYFKTIYGKEEAGGTSILYLTHQPLDELGFKPVTKRPLPSYTWQALRLVPGIFLTVGGTLSLVSWFQHRKERIRMEESFKNSKVKPEAHDAEHKEAQQ comes from the coding sequence ATGAGCAGCACACCCATCAATTATGACAAGACCAAATCATTTCTGATCGATACCACCAAATGCACCGGCTGCCGCGGCTGCCAGGTGGCCTGCAAGCAGTGGAACCAGCTCAAGGCGGAAAAGACGCACTTCTTTTCCGGCGAAGGCTACCAGAACCCGCCGCAGATGTCGGAGTACACCTTCACGCGGGTCAAGTTCAAGGACTACCAGAAGAACGGCCAGAACGAGTTCGCCTTTTACAAGGAAATGTGCATGCACTGCAACGAGCCGGCCTGCGCCTCGGTCTGCCCGGTGGGTGCCTTCAAGAAGACCGCCGAAGGCCCGGTGGTCTACGACAGCGCGCGCTGCATCGGCTGCCGCTTCTGCATGATGGCCTGTCCCTTCGGCGTGCCCAAATACGAATGGAGTAAGGCCTTCCCGCTGGTCAGAAAATGCACCGGCTGCTACAGCCGCATCAAGGAAGGGCTGGAGCCGGCCTGCGCCACGGCCTGCCCGACTGCCATCACCTACGGTACCCGTGCCGACATGCTCAAAGAGGCGGAGAAACGGATCAAAAACCGTCCGGAGCGCTATTTCAAGACCATCTACGGCAAGGAGGAGGCCGGCGGTACCAGCATCCTCTACCTGACCCATCAGCCGCTGGACGAGCTCGGCTTCAAGCCGGTCACCAAGCGTCCGCTCCCCTCCTACACCTGGCAGGCGCTGCGCCTGGTGCCGGGGATCTTCCTGACCGTGGGGGGCACCCTTTCCCTGGTCTCCTGGTTCCAGCACCGCAAGGAGCGCATCAGGATGGAGGAGAGCTTCAAGAACAGCAAGGTCAAGCCGGAAGCGCATGACGCAGAGCACAAGGAGGCCCAGCAATGA
- the nrfD gene encoding NrfD/PsrC family molybdoenzyme membrane anchor subunit has product MTAAARIIINEIKGFHLFLKFMLFLVAVGALASLVRFVFGLGVTTNLNDTYPWGLWISFDVVTAVPLAAGAFTIGIVAHVFHIKKLEPLVRPAIVTGFLGYSLVCVGLMLDLGQPQRGINVLRYWNIHSPMFEVSMCVMAYTTVLALEFLHPVAEKFGWHVPLRLLRTLELPFAILAAMISTLHQSTLGTFFLIAVDKLHNLWYNPLLPLQFWLSAIFTGLSIVIFEASLVHKYMGQPDESELLATLTKIIPWVMAVYMGVKAYALAFLTHGPLFDRPVLLALFLVEVVLGVIVPFCMFLTKKIRSDKQLQLRAASLVMFGLILNRFNVSMFGMEQAGQQIYVPSLIESLVTLGIIAAHVLFFVLIAKYFPIFEHHPEVTDYRIPDGFRRIEGHGHDGKAAGEAAH; this is encoded by the coding sequence ATGACCGCCGCAGCCAGAATCATTATCAATGAAATCAAGGGCTTTCACTTGTTTTTGAAGTTCATGCTCTTCCTGGTGGCCGTCGGAGCCCTGGCCTCGCTGGTCCGTTTCGTGTTCGGCCTGGGGGTCACCACCAACCTGAACGACACCTATCCCTGGGGGCTGTGGATCTCCTTCGACGTCGTTACGGCCGTGCCGCTGGCGGCCGGGGCCTTTACCATCGGCATCGTGGCCCACGTCTTCCATATCAAAAAACTGGAACCGCTGGTCAGGCCGGCTATCGTGACCGGCTTCCTGGGCTACTCCCTGGTCTGCGTCGGGCTGATGCTGGACCTGGGACAGCCCCAGCGGGGCATCAACGTGCTGCGCTACTGGAACATCCACTCCCCCATGTTCGAAGTGTCCATGTGCGTCATGGCCTATACCACGGTCCTGGCCCTGGAGTTCCTCCATCCGGTGGCGGAGAAATTCGGCTGGCACGTGCCGCTGCGGCTGCTGCGCACCCTGGAGCTGCCCTTCGCCATCCTGGCAGCCATGATTTCCACACTGCACCAGTCCACCCTGGGGACCTTCTTCCTGATCGCGGTGGACAAGCTGCACAACCTCTGGTACAACCCGCTGCTGCCGCTGCAGTTTTGGCTTTCAGCCATTTTCACCGGCCTCTCGATCGTGATCTTCGAAGCCAGCCTGGTGCACAAGTACATGGGACAGCCGGACGAGTCTGAGCTGCTGGCCACCCTGACAAAAATCATCCCCTGGGTCATGGCGGTCTATATGGGGGTCAAGGCCTATGCCCTGGCTTTCCTGACCCATGGCCCGCTCTTCGACCGTCCGGTCCTGCTGGCCCTGTTCCTGGTCGAGGTGGTGCTGGGGGTCATCGTACCGTTCTGCATGTTCCTGACCAAAAAGATCCGCAGCGACAAACAGCTGCAGCTGCGGGCCGCCAGCCTGGTCATGTTCGGCCTGATCCTGAACCGCTTCAACGTCTCCATGTTCGGCATGGAACAGGCCGGCCAGCAGATCTACGTGCCGTCGCTGATCGAATCCCTGGTGACCCTGGGCATCATCGCGGCCCACGTCCTGTTTTTCGTGCTGATCGCCAAGTATTTCCCGATCTTCGAGCATCATCCCGAGGTTACCGACTACCGGATCCCGGATGGTTTCCGCCGCATCGAGGGGCATGGCCATGATGGCAAGGCTGCTGGAGAGGCGGCCCACTGA
- a CDS encoding molybdenum cofactor guanylyltransferase, with amino-acid sequence MVRHHKRPAGVTGVILAGGQSSRMGSNKALLPFRGGRFIEAIHRQFTELFDEVLLVTNTPEQYHFLSCPKVPDLHPGMGALAGLHSGLHHASHPHIFAVACDMPYLDNGLIHLLTKRRHDFDVVIPHGEHGPEPLHAVYAKRCLPAMEAALLAGKRRIVSFFPQVRVHHFDQAEIAMLDPEFMSFRNINTPEEYYDLRRGETSPAALSEQGERTVSPA; translated from the coding sequence ATGGTCCGACACCACAAACGTCCGGCCGGAGTGACGGGAGTCATTCTGGCCGGCGGTCAGTCCAGCCGCATGGGGAGCAACAAGGCGTTGCTCCCCTTTCGCGGCGGCCGGTTCATCGAGGCGATTCACCGCCAGTTCACCGAGTTGTTCGACGAGGTGCTGCTGGTCACCAACACCCCGGAACAGTACCACTTCCTTTCCTGCCCCAAGGTACCCGACCTTCACCCCGGCATGGGGGCCCTGGCCGGCCTGCACTCCGGACTGCATCACGCTTCCCACCCGCACATCTTTGCCGTTGCCTGCGACATGCCATACCTCGACAACGGCCTGATCCACCTGCTGACCAAGCGGCGGCACGACTTCGACGTGGTCATCCCGCACGGTGAACATGGACCGGAACCGCTGCACGCCGTCTATGCCAAGCGCTGTCTGCCGGCCATGGAGGCCGCCCTGCTGGCGGGAAAACGCCGCATCGTTTCGTTTTTTCCGCAGGTTCGGGTGCATCATTTCGACCAGGCCGAGATCGCTATGCTGGACCCCGAATTCATGTCGTTCCGAAACATCAATACGCCCGAAGAATATTACGACCTGCGCCGCGGCGAAACCAGCCCCGCCGCACTATCCGAGCAGGGCGAACGCACCGTGTCGCCGGCATGA
- a CDS encoding methyl-accepting chemotaxis protein, which yields MKVRTKFIVGNTFIVTVALIAAIIACLVSFQHELQRQAAVSQEARIKTLWELLHGKGSEFRVAEGKLYVGDYLLNGNFELPDKLKEICGGTATIFMGDERVSTNVVKPDGSRAIGTRLSGPARETVIVEGKPYRGEAEILGTPYFTAYDPIRNVRGETIGVLYVGVKKSEFYAAYHRLEIVISIIVGVILLGGVVTSYLMIRWMFEPFNRMHDLLVEVAQGNGDLTRRLDYCKQDEIGEMSSSFNTFMDKLQAIIGRVAVTTDHLAAAALQVQGSSGQIAEGTDKVAQQSAAVATAGEEMASTSSEIARNCLQAAEEARQATDSAQSGSAIVEQTITTMNKVSEQVMAAAKTVESLGKRSDEIGEIIGAIEDIADQTNLLALNAAIEAARAGEQGRGFAVVADEVRALAERTTKATRRIAEMITMIQQETNAAVVSIKQGVDQVEAGAGEALRSGAALEDILGRIDALTRQFNQIATAAEEQTSTTCEISRSMHEITGIVHGTARGTQDSAAAAAQLNLLAQELHSLVGQFRLA from the coding sequence ATGAAGGTCAGAACCAAATTTATCGTTGGAAATACGTTTATTGTTACCGTGGCGCTGATTGCCGCCATCATCGCCTGTCTCGTATCATTCCAGCACGAGCTGCAACGGCAGGCCGCAGTGTCCCAGGAGGCCCGGATCAAGACCTTGTGGGAACTGCTGCACGGCAAAGGCAGCGAGTTCCGGGTGGCTGAGGGCAAGCTGTATGTCGGAGACTATCTTCTGAACGGCAATTTCGAACTGCCCGACAAGCTGAAGGAAATCTGCGGCGGCACGGCCACCATTTTCATGGGGGACGAACGGGTCTCCACCAACGTCGTCAAGCCCGACGGCAGCCGGGCCATCGGCACCAGGCTGAGCGGCCCGGCCCGGGAGACCGTTATTGTAGAGGGCAAACCCTACCGCGGCGAGGCGGAGATTCTCGGCACTCCCTATTTCACCGCTTACGATCCGATCCGCAATGTTCGGGGTGAAACCATCGGCGTGCTGTACGTGGGGGTCAAGAAGAGCGAGTTCTACGCTGCCTATCACCGGCTGGAGATCGTCATCAGCATTATCGTCGGCGTAATCCTGCTGGGCGGTGTGGTGACCAGCTATCTCATGATCCGCTGGATGTTCGAGCCGTTCAATCGCATGCACGACCTGCTGGTGGAGGTGGCCCAGGGGAACGGCGACCTGACCCGCCGCCTCGACTATTGCAAGCAGGACGAGATCGGCGAAATGAGCTCATCCTTCAACACCTTCATGGACAAGCTGCAGGCCATCATCGGCCGGGTTGCCGTCACGACCGATCATCTGGCTGCGGCAGCGCTCCAGGTGCAGGGATCTTCGGGGCAGATTGCCGAGGGAACCGACAAGGTGGCGCAACAATCGGCTGCCGTTGCCACGGCCGGCGAGGAAATGGCCTCGACCTCCTCGGAAATCGCCCGCAACTGCCTGCAGGCCGCCGAAGAAGCGCGGCAAGCCACCGATTCCGCCCAGAGCGGCAGCGCCATTGTCGAGCAGACCATCACCACCATGAACAAGGTGTCCGAGCAGGTCATGGCGGCTGCGAAAACCGTGGAAAGCCTGGGAAAACGTTCCGACGAGATCGGCGAGATCATCGGGGCTATCGAAGACATTGCCGATCAGACCAACCTGCTGGCCCTGAACGCTGCCATCGAGGCGGCCCGGGCCGGAGAGCAGGGGCGCGGCTTTGCCGTGGTGGCCGACGAGGTCAGGGCTTTGGCCGAACGTACCACCAAGGCCACACGGAGGATTGCCGAGATGATCACCATGATCCAACAGGAAACGAACGCGGCGGTCGTCTCGATCAAGCAAGGGGTGGACCAGGTCGAGGCCGGCGCCGGCGAGGCGTTGCGCTCCGGCGCGGCCCTGGAGGATATCCTGGGCAGGATCGATGCACTTACCCGGCAGTTCAACCAGATCGCAACGGCCGCGGAGGAGCAGACCAGCACCACCTGCGAAATCAGCAGAAGCATGCACGAGATCACCGGCATCGTCCACGGTACGGCCAGGGGAACCCAGGATTCTGCCGCCGCGGCTGCCCAGTTGAACCTGCTGGCCCAGGAGCTCCATTCCCTGGTGGGGCAGTTCCGCCTGGCGTAG
- a CDS encoding substrate-binding domain-containing protein, with product MKRGKHLIWLMTVWTLVLALALPAVAANKSVILATTTSTQDSGLLDLLVPVFEKDSGYSVKTIAVGSGQAMAMGKKGEADVLLVHSPDAEKAFMAEGSGSSRRLVMHNDFVLVGPAADPARIKTAKTSAEALQRIAQSGALFVSRGDNSGTHAKENSLWKSAGIKPDGQKWYQQTGLGMGQTLNVAAEKKCYTLTDRATYLALKKGLNLEILLEGDTKLLNIYHVIELNTARWPKVNAAGGKAFADFMVSRKAQDLIGRFGVEKFGAPLFFPDAGKKPESLGL from the coding sequence ATGAAACGGGGAAAACATCTTATCTGGCTGATGACTGTCTGGACGTTGGTTCTGGCCCTGGCGCTTCCGGCCGTTGCGGCCAACAAGTCCGTCATCCTTGCCACCACCACCAGCACGCAGGATTCGGGACTTCTGGACCTGCTGGTGCCGGTGTTCGAGAAGGATAGCGGCTACAGCGTCAAGACCATTGCAGTCGGCTCCGGCCAGGCCATGGCCATGGGCAAAAAAGGGGAGGCCGATGTGCTGCTGGTGCATTCACCCGATGCGGAAAAGGCCTTCATGGCGGAAGGGTCCGGCAGCAGCCGCCGGCTGGTGATGCACAACGACTTCGTGCTGGTGGGCCCGGCTGCGGACCCGGCCAGGATCAAGACCGCCAAGACGAGCGCAGAAGCGCTGCAACGTATCGCCCAGAGCGGTGCCCTGTTCGTTTCGCGCGGCGACAATTCCGGCACCCATGCCAAGGAAAATTCGCTCTGGAAAAGCGCCGGGATCAAGCCCGACGGCCAGAAATGGTACCAGCAGACCGGACTGGGCATGGGGCAGACCCTCAATGTTGCCGCTGAGAAGAAATGCTACACCCTGACCGACCGGGCCACCTACCTGGCGCTCAAGAAGGGGCTCAACCTGGAGATCCTGCTGGAGGGTGACACCAAGCTGCTGAACATCTATCACGTGATCGAGCTGAACACTGCCCGCTGGCCCAAGGTCAACGCCGCCGGTGGCAAGGCCTTTGCCGACTTCATGGTCTCCCGCAAGGCCCAGGACCTGATCGGCCGCTTCGGCGTGGAGAAGTTCGGCGCGCCTCTGTTCTTCCCGGATGCCGGTAAAAAGCCGGAGTCGCTGGGGCTCTGA
- a CDS encoding ABC transporter permease, whose amino-acid sequence MDLILDGIRTALRLLASLDSEVLAVTLLSLKISCCATLVSLVLGIPSGTLLALADFPGRRLIVSLVNTGMGLPPVVVGLFVTILLWRNGPLGFLEILYTPWAMIFAQAVIATPIVAGITIASIQKLPPNLKLQVLALGATRTQMVRILVREARLPLLAAVMAGFGGVISEVGASIMVGGNIKGSTRVLTTATVMETGKGNFDVAIALSIILLLLAFGVNYVLTVIQQRERPR is encoded by the coding sequence ATGGACCTGATCCTGGATGGCATCCGGACGGCGCTCAGGCTGCTGGCCTCGCTCGACAGCGAAGTGCTGGCGGTCACGCTGCTGTCGCTCAAGATCTCGTGCTGTGCCACCCTGGTGAGCCTCGTGCTCGGCATTCCCTCCGGCACACTGCTGGCGCTGGCCGATTTTCCCGGCCGGCGCCTGATCGTAAGCCTGGTGAATACCGGCATGGGGCTGCCGCCGGTGGTGGTGGGCCTGTTCGTGACGATCCTGCTCTGGCGCAACGGCCCCCTGGGCTTCCTGGAAATCCTATACACCCCCTGGGCCATGATTTTCGCCCAGGCCGTGATCGCCACCCCGATCGTGGCAGGCATCACCATTGCCTCGATTCAGAAACTGCCCCCCAACCTCAAGCTGCAGGTGCTGGCCCTGGGGGCGACCCGCACCCAGATGGTCCGGATTCTGGTCAGGGAGGCGCGGCTGCCGCTTCTGGCAGCGGTCATGGCCGGATTTGGCGGGGTGATATCCGAGGTGGGCGCTTCCATCATGGTGGGGGGCAACATCAAGGGCTCCACCCGCGTGCTGACCACCGCCACGGTGATGGAGACGGGCAAGGGCAACTTCGATGTGGCCATTGCCCTCTCGATCATCCTGCTGCTGCTGGCCTTTGGCGTCAACTACGTGCTGACCGTGATCCAGCAGAGGGAGCGTCCGCGATGA
- a CDS encoding ABC transporter ATP-binding protein, producing MSADHSLLHVEHLRIRRGGVQVLELPHFSIRAEEKVAVIGPNGAGKSSLLLGLACLIPRDGGRIAFEGHEVAAHDEMAYRRRIAMVFQEPLLFDTTVLDNVAEGLRIRGTGRTEARRLALESLELLKVGHLAARSAHKLSGGEAQRVSLARAFAVRPRLILMDEPFSSLDLPTRIALAEDLGNILHKSGTAAIIATHDRIEALRVVDRLVVMDRGVVVQEGTPKEVMAQPANDFVAAFRRTTAPR from the coding sequence ATGAGTGCCGACCATTCCCTGCTGCACGTCGAGCACCTGCGCATCAGGCGCGGAGGAGTGCAGGTGCTGGAACTGCCCCACTTTTCGATCCGTGCCGAGGAGAAGGTGGCGGTGATCGGCCCCAACGGTGCCGGCAAGTCCAGCCTGCTCCTGGGGCTGGCCTGCCTGATCCCCCGGGATGGCGGCAGGATCGCCTTTGAGGGGCACGAGGTGGCGGCTCACGACGAGATGGCCTACCGGCGCCGGATCGCGATGGTCTTCCAAGAACCGCTGCTGTTCGATACCACCGTGCTGGACAATGTGGCCGAAGGGCTGCGCATACGCGGCACCGGGCGCACAGAGGCCCGCCGGCTCGCCCTGGAGAGCCTCGAACTTCTGAAGGTGGGGCACCTGGCAGCACGTTCTGCTCACAAGCTCTCGGGTGGTGAGGCCCAGCGGGTCAGCCTGGCGCGGGCCTTTGCAGTCAGGCCCCGGCTGATCCTGATGGACGAGCCCTTTTCCAGCCTCGATCTGCCGACCCGGATCGCCCTGGCCGAGGACCTGGGGAACATCCTTCACAAATCCGGCACCGCGGCGATCATAGCCACCCACGACCGCATCGAGGCGTTGCGGGTGGTGGATCGCCTGGTTGTCATGGATCGGGGCGTTGTCGTTCAGGAAGGCACGCCCAAGGAGGTCATGGCGCAGCCGGCCAACGACTTCGTGGCGGCATTCCGCCGCACGACCGCCCCCCGCTGA
- a CDS encoding hydrogenase small subunit: MPIPVRKRDDDTSTTIAEALSEHGVTRRQFLQFCTAMSATLALPGLFVPRIASALEQAKRPTLVWMEFQECCGNIEAFLRAANPTVSDIILDIISLDYNETIMAASGQQAHEALAKVVKEQKGSYIAAVEGSIPLKQGGIHCCIGGRTALELAREVCGNALTTIAVGSCAAFGGVPAASPNPTGAVGVKDAVSGIKLINLPGCPANTDNITATLVHYLVFNKLPETDRFGRPLFAYGKRIHDNCERRSHFDSGQYVEQWGDMAHRQGHCLYKMGCKGPETFHNCPSQRYNQRVSWPVAAGHGCVGCSEPQFWDTMAPYYHRLPHVPGFGIEHTADKIGAGLAIGTAAAFAAHGVISALRKDDKSEGTRGEKHGEDRDRPDNADRRPPED, translated from the coding sequence ATGCCCATACCGGTCCGGAAGCGAGATGATGATACGTCCACCACCATCGCCGAGGCGCTGAGCGAGCATGGTGTCACCCGCCGCCAGTTTCTTCAGTTCTGCACCGCCATGTCGGCCACGCTGGCGCTTCCCGGACTGTTCGTTCCCCGGATAGCCAGTGCCCTGGAGCAGGCCAAGCGGCCGACCCTGGTCTGGATGGAATTCCAGGAATGCTGCGGCAATATCGAAGCCTTCCTGCGGGCTGCCAATCCCACGGTGTCCGATATCATCCTCGACATTATCTCCCTCGATTACAACGAAACCATCATGGCGGCCTCGGGCCAGCAGGCGCACGAGGCACTCGCCAAGGTGGTCAAGGAGCAGAAAGGCTCCTACATCGCAGCGGTGGAGGGATCGATCCCCCTCAAGCAGGGGGGCATCCACTGCTGTATCGGCGGCCGGACCGCCCTGGAGCTCGCCCGTGAGGTGTGCGGCAACGCCCTGACCACCATTGCGGTAGGAAGCTGCGCCGCCTTTGGCGGCGTGCCGGCGGCCTCGCCCAATCCCACCGGAGCGGTGGGGGTCAAGGACGCCGTGTCCGGCATCAAGCTCATCAACCTGCCCGGCTGTCCCGCCAATACCGACAACATCACCGCAACGCTGGTCCATTATCTGGTCTTCAACAAGCTGCCCGAGACCGACCGCTTCGGTCGCCCCCTGTTCGCCTACGGCAAGCGCATTCACGACAATTGCGAGCGGCGCTCCCACTTCGATTCGGGCCAGTATGTGGAGCAATGGGGCGACATGGCCCATCGCCAGGGGCACTGCCTCTACAAGATGGGATGCAAGGGACCGGAAACCTTCCACAACTGCCCCAGCCAGCGCTACAACCAGCGCGTCAGCTGGCCGGTGGCTGCCGGGCACGGCTGTGTGGGCTGTTCCGAGCCGCAGTTCTGGGACACCATGGCCCCCTATTACCACAGGTTGCCGCACGTGCCCGGCTTCGGCATCGAACATACGGCGGACAAGATCGGCGCAGGCCTGGCCATAGGCACGGCAGCGGCCTTTGCCGCCCACGGCGTCATCAGTGCGCTGCGCAAGGATGACAAATCGGAAGGAACCAGGGGAGAAAAGCATGGCGAGGATCGTGATAGACCCGATAACGCGGATCGAAGGCCACCTGAGGATTGA
- a CDS encoding nickel-dependent hydrogenase large subunit codes for MARIVIDPITRIEGHLRIEAELAGNRIVDAWSSSTMFRGIEKILQGRDPRDAWYITQRICGVCTTVHAIASIRAVESALGIRIPPNAELIRNIIIGIQNVQDHVIHFYHLHALDWVDITSALQADPAKTATLAGSISAWPGNSVQRFAAVRDRLKKFVSSGRLGPFANAYWGHPAYRLPPEANLMAASHYLEALDWQREVIRIHAILGSKNPHPQTFLVGGMAIPIDPDSQNALNADRLATIRRLLVQAQEFVEQVYIPDLIAVGSFYKEWAGIGAGVGNYLCYGDFPDPATGAQWIKPGIVMNKDLSKVLPVDHVKISEYVDHSWYKYAAGEGKGLHPWEGESEENYTGPKPPYAQLDTNARYSWVKAPRYQEQPMEVGPLARMLVAYAAGHKQVQAAVNDLLGKLSVGPEALFSTLGRTAARGIDALLMARQSLVWADALADSMAKGDYRIHAGRMWEPSSWPATAAGYGWHEAPRGALGHWIKIKDQKIVNYQAVVPTTWNASPRDGKGLRGPYEAALIDTPVADAQKPLEILRTIHSFDPCLACAVHVVAPGEETFAVRTS; via the coding sequence ATGGCGAGGATCGTGATAGACCCGATAACGCGGATCGAAGGCCACCTGAGGATTGAGGCGGAGCTGGCCGGCAACAGGATCGTCGATGCCTGGAGCAGCAGCACCATGTTCCGCGGCATCGAAAAGATCCTGCAGGGACGTGACCCGCGCGACGCCTGGTACATCACCCAGCGCATCTGCGGCGTGTGCACCACGGTGCATGCCATTGCCTCCATACGGGCCGTTGAATCGGCCCTTGGCATCAGGATACCCCCCAATGCCGAGCTGATCCGCAATATCATCATCGGCATCCAGAACGTGCAGGATCACGTCATCCATTTCTACCACCTGCATGCGCTGGATTGGGTGGACATCACCTCGGCCCTGCAGGCCGACCCCGCTAAAACGGCGACCCTGGCCGGCTCCATCTCCGCCTGGCCCGGCAATTCGGTGCAGCGTTTCGCGGCGGTGCGCGACAGGCTCAAGAAGTTCGTGTCATCGGGCCGTCTGGGCCCTTTTGCCAACGCCTATTGGGGGCATCCCGCCTATCGTCTGCCACCGGAGGCCAACCTGATGGCGGCCTCCCACTACCTCGAAGCACTGGACTGGCAGCGGGAGGTGATCAGGATCCATGCGATACTGGGCAGCAAAAATCCCCATCCGCAGACCTTCCTGGTGGGGGGCATGGCCATCCCCATCGATCCCGACTCCCAGAACGCCCTGAATGCCGACCGGCTGGCCACCATCCGCAGGCTTCTGGTCCAGGCGCAGGAATTCGTCGAGCAGGTCTATATCCCCGACCTGATCGCCGTGGGCTCCTTTTACAAGGAATGGGCCGGCATCGGGGCAGGGGTCGGCAATTACCTCTGCTACGGCGATTTTCCCGACCCGGCCACCGGTGCGCAGTGGATAAAGCCGGGCATCGTGATGAACAAGGACCTGTCAAAGGTCCTGCCGGTCGATCATGTCAAGATCAGCGAATATGTCGATCACTCCTGGTACAAGTACGCGGCCGGCGAGGGCAAGGGGCTGCACCCCTGGGAAGGGGAGTCGGAGGAGAACTACACCGGTCCAAAGCCCCCGTATGCGCAGCTGGATACGAATGCCCGGTATTCGTGGGTCAAGGCGCCCCGCTATCAGGAGCAGCCGATGGAAGTGGGGCCGCTGGCGCGGATGCTGGTGGCCTATGCCGCCGGGCACAAGCAGGTTCAGGCCGCGGTGAACGATCTGCTCGGGAAACTGTCGGTCGGCCCGGAGGCGCTCTTCTCCACGCTCGGCCGTACCGCGGCGCGCGGAATCGATGCCCTGCTGATGGCGCGCCAGAGCCTGGTCTGGGCCGATGCCCTGGCCGATTCCATGGCAAAAGGGGACTACCGCATCCATGCCGGCCGGATGTGGGAACCTTCCTCCTGGCCCGCCACCGCCGCCGGCTACGGCTGGCACGAAGCCCCGCGGGGAGCCCTGGGGCACTGGATCAAGATCAAGGACCAGAAGATCGTCAATTACCAGGCAGTGGTGCCCACGACCTGGAATGCCTCGCCACGCGATGGAAAAGGCTTGCGGGGGCCGTACGAAGCTGCCCTGATCGATACGCCGGTGGCTGATGCGCAGAAACCGCTGGAGATATTGCGCACGATCCACTCCTTTGATCCCTGCCTGGCATGTGCCGTTCACGTGGTTGCCCCGGGTGAGGAAACATTTGCGGTCAGGACTTCCTGA
- the cybH gene encoding Ni/Fe-hydrogenase, b-type cytochrome subunit, translating into MANDLRQEYVWEVPVRVTHWVNFLAIIVLSVTGLYIGSPLTLTVDPTRFYMGTIRFIHTTTAYIFTISVFARIYWAFVGNRYAGWREFVPWYSPEGRRNMALTLRYYMFVDRQVPNVVGHNALAGATYLLVFLLYLVMIVTGFALYSQSAPDGVFQHLLGWLFRLFTNQGMRLVHHMGMWFLIAFAIHHVYSAWLMDVKERGGTMSSIFGGYKPVRR; encoded by the coding sequence ATGGCCAATGATCTGCGGCAAGAGTATGTCTGGGAGGTTCCGGTACGGGTGACACACTGGGTGAATTTCCTGGCGATCATCGTCCTGTCGGTCACCGGCCTGTACATCGGCTCACCACTGACCCTGACCGTGGATCCCACCCGTTTCTACATGGGCACCATCCGCTTCATTCATACGACTACGGCCTACATCTTCACCATCAGCGTCTTTGCCCGCATTTACTGGGCCTTTGTCGGCAACCGCTATGCCGGCTGGCGGGAGTTCGTGCCGTGGTACAGCCCGGAAGGGCGCCGCAACATGGCGCTGACCCTGCGCTACTACATGTTTGTCGACAGGCAGGTGCCGAACGTGGTCGGCCACAATGCGCTGGCCGGTGCCACCTATCTGCTCGTGTTCCTGCTGTACCTGGTCATGATCGTCACCGGCTTTGCCCTGTATTCCCAGTCCGCTCCGGACGGCGTGTTCCAGCATCTGCTGGGATGGCTGTTCAGGCTATTCACGAACCAGGGGATGCGCCTGGTTCATCATATGGGCATGTGGTTCCTGATCGCCTTTGCGATACACCATGTCTACAGTGCCTGGCTGATGGATGTAAAAGAGCGGGGAGGGACCATGTCGAGTATTTTCGGCGGCTACAAACCGGTGCGCAGGTAA